From Yersinia hibernica, a single genomic window includes:
- the uspC gene encoding universal stress protein UspC, producing the protein MGYRNVLVAVALSPESQQLVDKAVSIVRPYDGRVSLITLTTEPEMYSSYAAPMLGDLRSVLEEEVLLFMDQLAINADYPIENRAVIHGEFADSMGYFCQQHHIDLVICGNHSTRLMNKFSCSAARLINTSTVDVLIVPL; encoded by the coding sequence ATGGGATACAGGAATGTCTTGGTTGCAGTGGCCCTTTCACCGGAGAGCCAACAATTGGTGGATAAAGCCGTTTCTATCGTTCGGCCTTATGACGGCAGAGTTTCATTGATTACACTGACAACAGAACCTGAAATGTATAGTAGCTATGCCGCCCCGATGCTGGGTGATTTGCGTTCTGTTTTAGAAGAAGAGGTGCTGTTATTTATGGACCAACTGGCAATCAATGCTGATTATCCTATTGAGAACCGAGCTGTTATTCATGGTGAGTTCGCCGACAGCATGGGCTATTTTTGTCAGCAGCATCATATTGACTTGGTAATATGCGGCAACCACAGCACAAGGCTAATGAATAAATTCTCCTGCTCAGCGGCCCGCCTGATTAATACCAGTACTGTAGATGTGCTAATCGTCCCGCTTTGA
- the mgtA gene encoding magnesium-translocating P-type ATPase, with translation MTKFQKTGTGRSNNNKKPFTIALEAKNSLDQTLSKLNANLNGLTEEDAQERLELYGINEVAHEKAPPALIQLLAAFNNPFIFVLMILAAISFVTDYWLPLQHGEETDLVGVSIIVTMVLISGLLRFWQEYRTNKAAEALKSMVRTTATVLRRSSHSAQPAKQEIAIKQLVPGDIILLSAGDMIPADLRLIKSRDLFISQAILTGEAIPIEKYDAMGAITSKSVDADASSESKLLELSNICLMGTNVASGTAMAVVVATGGNTYFGSLAKSIVGNRAQTAFDRGVNSVSWLLIRFMLVMVPIVLLINGFTKGDWSEAALFALAVAVGLTPEMLPMIVSSNLAKGAIAMSRRKVVVKRLNAIQNFGAMDVLCTDKTGTLTQDRIILEHHLDARGSHDGKVLQLAWLNSFHQSGMRNLMDQAVIKFSRGKPEIDALRSFNKVDELPFDFIRRRLSIVVKDEQQQQKLICKGAVEEMLSICTHVREGDDIYLLDETRRASLLALATQYNEDGFRVLLLATRELGTKVSELPLNIDDERELVVQGLLTFLDPPKESAEAAITALRENGVAVKVLTGDNPIITAKICRDVGLDPGEPLSGLDIEKMDDEMLAREVELRTVFTKLTPLQKSRVLKMLQSNGHTVGFLGDGINDAPALRDADVGISVDTGTDIAKESADIILLEKNLMVLEEGVIKGRETFGNIIKYLNMTASSNFGNVFSVLVASAFIPFLPMLAIHLLLQNLMYDISQLSLPWDKMDKEFLRKPRKWDAKNIGRFMLWIGPTSSIFDITTFALMWFVFAANSVEHQALFQSGWFIEGLLSQTLVVHMLRTQKIPFIQSTAALPVLLTTGVIMAIGIYIPFSPLGALVGLQPLPWQYFPWLAGTLISYCVVAQLMKQFYIRRFGKWF, from the coding sequence ATGACCAAATTTCAAAAGACAGGTACAGGCCGTAGCAATAATAATAAGAAACCTTTTACTATTGCATTAGAGGCTAAAAATAGCTTGGATCAAACATTATCCAAGCTGAATGCTAACTTGAACGGGCTAACTGAAGAAGATGCCCAAGAGCGCCTGGAATTATACGGCATCAATGAAGTTGCACATGAGAAAGCACCGCCGGCACTGATTCAATTATTGGCTGCATTCAATAATCCTTTTATTTTTGTTTTAATGATCTTGGCGGCAATCAGCTTTGTGACTGATTATTGGCTGCCATTGCAACATGGCGAAGAAACTGATCTTGTTGGCGTTAGTATTATTGTCACAATGGTCTTGATCAGTGGGTTATTGCGTTTTTGGCAGGAATATCGCACCAATAAAGCTGCCGAAGCGCTGAAATCGATGGTTCGCACCACAGCGACAGTGCTGCGCCGCAGTAGTCACAGTGCTCAGCCTGCCAAACAGGAAATTGCAATTAAGCAATTGGTGCCGGGCGATATTATTTTATTATCCGCTGGAGATATGATTCCGGCTGATTTGCGACTGATCAAATCCAGAGATTTGTTTATCAGCCAGGCAATTCTGACCGGAGAGGCCATACCCATTGAGAAATATGATGCAATGGGGGCGATTACATCAAAATCTGTGGATGCTGATGCCAGCAGTGAGAGCAAACTACTTGAATTATCTAATATTTGCCTAATGGGAACCAACGTTGCCAGCGGAACCGCCATGGCGGTTGTTGTCGCCACGGGGGGAAATACTTATTTCGGGTCTCTTGCTAAGTCGATTGTGGGTAACCGCGCCCAAACTGCGTTTGATCGGGGGGTTAACAGTGTTAGCTGGTTATTGATCCGCTTTATGTTGGTGATGGTACCGATTGTATTGCTGATTAATGGTTTCACTAAAGGGGACTGGAGTGAGGCGGCGCTATTTGCCTTAGCGGTGGCGGTTGGCTTGACGCCAGAGATGCTGCCGATGATTGTCAGCTCCAACCTGGCTAAAGGCGCAATTGCTATGTCACGCCGAAAAGTTGTCGTCAAGCGATTGAATGCCATACAAAATTTTGGCGCAATGGATGTGCTATGTACTGATAAAACCGGGACATTAACACAAGACCGCATCATTCTTGAGCATCATTTAGATGCGCGCGGCAGTCATGACGGCAAAGTATTACAGTTGGCGTGGCTGAATAGTTTCCATCAAAGTGGCATGCGCAACTTGATGGATCAGGCTGTTATCAAATTCAGCCGTGGCAAGCCCGAAATTGATGCTTTGCGCAGTTTTAATAAGGTTGACGAATTACCGTTTGATTTTATTCGTCGTCGTTTATCTATTGTGGTGAAAGATGAGCAGCAACAGCAGAAACTGATCTGCAAAGGTGCCGTGGAAGAGATGCTAAGTATTTGCACCCATGTGCGCGAAGGCGATGACATTTATCTGTTGGATGAAACGCGCCGAGCCTCATTATTGGCACTCGCCACGCAATACAATGAAGATGGTTTTCGCGTGCTGCTGCTGGCCACCCGCGAGTTGGGCACTAAAGTTAGCGAATTGCCTTTAAATATTGACGATGAGCGCGAATTAGTTGTTCAGGGGTTACTGACCTTCCTGGATCCGCCGAAAGAAAGTGCCGAGGCGGCGATTACGGCATTGCGCGAGAATGGTGTGGCAGTAAAAGTATTAACCGGCGATAACCCGATTATTACGGCTAAAATTTGTCGTGATGTTGGGCTGGATCCGGGAGAACCACTGAGTGGCCTGGATATCGAGAAGATGGATGATGAAATGCTGGCGCGCGAGGTGGAATTGCGCACGGTGTTCACCAAACTGACTCCGTTGCAAAAATCACGTGTTCTGAAAATGTTGCAAAGCAACGGCCATACCGTCGGTTTTCTTGGGGATGGTATTAATGATGCGCCGGCGTTGCGCGATGCTGATGTGGGGATTTCCGTTGATACCGGTACTGATATAGCCAAAGAGTCAGCTGATATCATTTTACTTGAGAAGAATTTGATGGTGTTGGAAGAGGGCGTGATTAAAGGGCGAGAAACTTTCGGCAACATCATCAAGTATCTGAATATGACGGCCAGTTCAAATTTCGGTAATGTCTTCTCCGTCTTGGTGGCCAGTGCATTTATTCCATTCTTACCGATGCTTGCCATTCACTTACTGTTGCAAAACCTGATGTATGATATTTCCCAGCTCTCTCTGCCGTGGGATAAAATGGATAAAGAGTTTTTACGCAAACCCCGTAAGTGGGATGCTAAAAATATTGGCCGTTTTATGCTGTGGATTGGGCCGACGTCGTCAATCTTTGATATTACAACCTTTGCCTTGATGTGGTTTGTATTTGCGGCCAACAGTGTCGAGCATCAGGCGCTGTTCCAATCAGGCTGGTTTATTGAGGGGTTATTGTCACAGACTCTGGTTGTTCACATGCTACGCACGCAAAAAATTCCGTTTATTCAAAGTACTGCCGCGCTACCGGTGCTATTAACCACTGGGGTGATTATGGCGATAGGTATTTATATTCCATTCTCTCCATTAGGGGCATTGGTCGGCTTGCAGCCGTTGCCATGGCAATATTTCCCATGGTTAGCTGGCACTTTAATCAGCTACTGTGTTGTTGCCCAACTGATGAAGCAGTTTTATATCCGCCGCTTCGGTAAATGGTTCTAA
- a CDS encoding MgtC family protein yields the protein MALTPFVINLLLAMCLGALIGAERQWRQRMAGLRTNALVATGAAVFILSSYATSPDSPGRIAAQVVSGIGFLGAGVIMREGMNIRGLNTAATLWCSAGIGVLCGLGLYWNAVVATAVILCANILLREAAQRINMQPQQQAVDLEVRYRIQVTCGAEDEVLVRTLILQALNGVALRLQSLCSADIAKPGQLEVCAEIMATPAAQKEIEGIVCRVSLERSVSAIHWRIASELPV from the coding sequence ATGGCATTAACTCCTTTTGTCATAAATTTATTACTGGCGATGTGTTTGGGCGCGTTAATTGGTGCCGAAAGACAATGGCGTCAACGTATGGCCGGTTTACGGACCAATGCATTAGTTGCAACGGGGGCGGCCGTTTTTATTCTTAGCTCTTATGCAACATCTCCTGATAGTCCGGGTCGTATTGCTGCTCAAGTTGTTTCAGGAATTGGTTTCTTGGGTGCTGGCGTTATCATGCGCGAAGGCATGAATATTAGAGGCTTAAATACGGCCGCGACCTTGTGGTGCTCTGCGGGTATTGGCGTGCTTTGTGGTCTGGGATTATATTGGAATGCTGTTGTAGCAACCGCCGTTATTCTGTGCGCCAATATATTGCTCCGCGAGGCAGCACAACGTATTAATATGCAACCTCAACAACAAGCCGTTGATTTAGAAGTGCGTTACCGCATTCAAGTCACTTGTGGTGCAGAAGATGAGGTGCTAGTTCGTACGCTAATTTTACAAGCACTTAATGGTGTAGCATTACGGTTGCAATCATTATGCAGTGCCGATATTGCAAAGCCCGGCCAGTTGGAAGTCTGTGCTGAAATAATGGCAACACCAGCGGCACAAAAAGAAATTGAAGGTATTGTTTGCCGTGTCAGTTTGGAGCGAAGTGTCAGTGCTATTCATTGGCGTATTGCATCTGAATTACCAGTATAA
- a CDS encoding methyl-accepting chemotaxis protein produces the protein MKRGSTHKPLEMKITPEHNKDTKVLFVNNVRLVTLFIAILAGILLLFAAAIGTSGYFLKQSNQSLEEATQELDIRLGLSNSSNHLRTARLILIQAASSARIGDAAGYQQGLKNAEDLISQSQQMFDLYYNRPIKSETDTALDGPLKKAYEQYRDDGMKLMLEATKEGHFEEVISLEAEKLNPLDDAYNEPLLKAVKYRTERANQINQSAQQEARLGYMLMGGAFILAVLLTLIAFLVISKVIIKPINWLVERIQRIAQGDLTQNPLSFGRNEIGVLGNNIQQMQDSLSSTVEAVRSSAESIYQGSSEIALGNTDLSARTEQQAASLEQTAASMEQLTATVKQNAENAHHASQLAANASGKAAQGGDIVDDVVSTMDKISLSSMKIAEITNVINSIAFQTNILALNAAVEAARAGEQGRGFAVVASEVRNLAQRSADAAKEIESLIEASVDLIGDGSILVSDAGKAMNEIVTAVTHVTDIMGEIASASDEQSRGISQVAQAVSEMDNVTQQNASLVQEASAAAASLEQQAEILTQAVAVFHLRGRSPAPTLKTPAPTPTGQNKNGGNKKPSDDSLNWETF, from the coding sequence ATGAAACGTGGAAGTACGCATAAGCCATTAGAGATGAAAATAACGCCAGAGCATAATAAAGATACGAAAGTATTATTTGTTAATAATGTGCGCCTGGTCACTTTGTTTATTGCCATCTTGGCAGGAATACTGCTTTTATTTGCAGCAGCAATTGGCACCTCAGGCTATTTCTTAAAACAAAGTAACCAATCGCTGGAAGAAGCGACGCAAGAACTGGATATCCGTCTTGGCCTGTCTAACAGCTCGAACCATTTACGTACTGCACGCCTTATTTTGATTCAAGCGGCATCATCAGCGCGTATTGGTGATGCCGCAGGCTACCAGCAAGGGCTGAAAAATGCAGAGGATCTTATTTCTCAGTCGCAACAAATGTTTGACCTCTACTATAACCGCCCGATTAAGTCCGAAACTGACACTGCCTTAGACGGCCCACTGAAAAAAGCTTATGAACAGTATCGCGATGATGGGATGAAACTCATGTTAGAGGCGACCAAAGAGGGGCATTTCGAAGAAGTTATCTCCTTAGAAGCCGAAAAACTCAATCCGTTAGATGATGCTTATAATGAACCGCTACTAAAAGCGGTTAAATATCGTACAGAACGCGCTAACCAAATTAATCAATCTGCCCAGCAAGAAGCACGCCTCGGCTACATGTTGATGGGAGGAGCCTTTATTCTGGCTGTTTTGCTGACATTAATCGCTTTTTTAGTGATAAGCAAAGTCATTATCAAGCCAATTAATTGGCTAGTGGAGCGTATTCAACGTATTGCCCAAGGGGATTTAACACAAAACCCGCTCTCATTCGGCCGCAATGAGATTGGTGTGCTAGGGAATAATATTCAGCAAATGCAGGATTCATTATCCTCTACTGTAGAAGCAGTGCGAAGCAGCGCCGAATCTATCTATCAGGGCTCCAGCGAAATTGCACTGGGTAATACAGACCTTTCTGCACGAACCGAACAACAAGCCGCTTCACTTGAACAAACCGCAGCCAGCATGGAACAACTGACTGCAACTGTTAAGCAAAATGCTGAAAATGCCCACCACGCCAGCCAATTGGCTGCTAATGCATCAGGCAAGGCGGCCCAAGGTGGTGATATCGTAGATGATGTTGTCAGCACTATGGATAAAATATCCCTTAGCTCAATGAAAATTGCTGAAATTACAAATGTAATTAATAGCATTGCTTTCCAAACTAATATATTAGCATTGAATGCTGCAGTGGAAGCCGCTCGTGCCGGTGAGCAGGGCCGTGGATTTGCCGTCGTCGCCAGTGAAGTTCGTAATCTGGCACAACGCAGTGCTGATGCGGCCAAAGAGATTGAGTCGCTGATAGAGGCCTCAGTTGACCTTATTGGTGATGGCTCAATTCTGGTCTCTGATGCCGGTAAAGCCATGAATGAGATAGTCACAGCTGTTACACATGTGACGGATATTATGGGTGAGATTGCATCAGCTTCCGATGAGCAAAGCCGTGGCATCAGTCAGGTTGCGCAAGCGGTATCCGAAATGGACAACGTCACACAACAGAATGCTTCTTTAGTTCAGGAAGCCTCAGCGGCGGCGGCCTCTTTAGAGCAACAGGCCGAAATACTGACCCAAGCAGTTGCGGTATTCCATTTACGAGGACGTAGCCCAGCCCCAACCCTTAAAACGCCCGCGCCCACCCCAACAGGTCAGAATAAAAATGGCGGAAATAAAAAACCGTCTGATGACTCGCTAAACTGGGAAACGTTCTGA
- the dsrB gene encoding protein DsrB: MKVNDRVTVKTDGGPRREGVVLEVEQFSEGVMYLVSLEDYPAGVWFFNEIDSNDGTFVEPLNK; the protein is encoded by the coding sequence ATGAAAGTAAATGATCGGGTGACAGTAAAAACCGATGGTGGCCCACGGCGTGAAGGGGTTGTTTTAGAGGTAGAACAGTTTAGCGAAGGAGTCATGTACTTGGTTTCATTAGAAGATTATCCAGCCGGTGTCTGGTTCTTTAATGAAATTGATAGCAATGATGGCACTTTTGTCGAGCCGCTTAACAAATAG
- the cspE gene encoding transcription antiterminator/RNA stability regulator CspE yields MSNMMKGQVKWFNESKGFGFITPADGSKDVFVHFSAIQDQGFKTLAEGQNVQFSIENGAKGPSAANVTAI; encoded by the coding sequence ATGTCTAACATGATGAAAGGTCAAGTAAAGTGGTTCAACGAGTCTAAAGGCTTCGGTTTCATCACTCCAGCTGATGGCAGCAAAGACGTGTTCGTTCACTTCTCTGCAATCCAAGATCAAGGCTTCAAGACCCTGGCTGAAGGCCAGAATGTACAGTTCTCTATCGAGAACGGTGCTAAAGGTCCGTCTGCAGCAAACGTAACTGCAATCTAA
- a CDS encoding LacI family DNA-binding transcriptional regulator, whose amino-acid sequence MKPKSATLDDVARQAGVSYQTVSRVLNQAPHVSLKTRNKVEVAMAELNYVPNRLAQQLAGKHSLTLGLATTDLALHAPSQIAAAIKRKARELGYNIVIAMVDDHSEHACQQAMNELLAQRVDGILVNVPLKPKRSQKITEQCADTPVLFLDVDPQSAAFSVLFDANVGAAQGAEHLIALGHQKIVLISGPKDAISAQLRYQGWLQALNNASLTPQAVYYGEWNAQSGYQATQKLIASNTAFSAILVANDQMALGVLRALHEHNINVPNDVSIIGYDDTADSAYFQPPLTTIRQNFRLLGEESVSRLVVRLHHTIEPPSKSLSLATELTIRQTTAPFQRIWYKNE is encoded by the coding sequence ATGAAACCCAAGTCTGCTACTTTAGATGATGTTGCTCGCCAGGCTGGTGTTTCCTATCAAACGGTATCGCGAGTTTTAAACCAAGCGCCTCATGTCTCACTTAAAACCCGTAATAAAGTTGAAGTGGCAATGGCGGAACTAAACTATGTCCCTAACCGGCTAGCCCAGCAGTTAGCGGGTAAACATAGCCTGACTCTCGGGTTGGCTACCACTGACCTTGCTTTGCATGCCCCGTCGCAAATAGCGGCCGCAATAAAAAGAAAAGCGCGTGAACTGGGGTATAACATCGTCATTGCCATGGTAGATGACCATAGTGAACATGCCTGTCAGCAAGCCATGAACGAGCTGCTGGCTCAACGAGTGGATGGAATCCTAGTTAATGTGCCATTGAAGCCAAAACGCAGCCAGAAAATCACCGAACAATGTGCTGATACTCCAGTACTTTTTCTTGATGTAGACCCACAATCTGCCGCGTTTAGTGTTTTATTTGATGCCAATGTAGGCGCAGCTCAAGGTGCCGAGCACCTTATAGCATTAGGCCACCAGAAAATAGTGCTGATATCAGGCCCCAAAGACGCTATTTCGGCCCAGTTGCGCTATCAAGGCTGGCTACAGGCATTAAATAATGCCTCACTAACGCCACAAGCGGTCTATTACGGCGAATGGAATGCACAAAGTGGCTATCAAGCTACACAGAAGCTGATTGCCAGCAATACTGCTTTTAGCGCTATTTTAGTGGCTAACGACCAAATGGCCCTCGGCGTACTACGCGCTCTACATGAACACAATATCAATGTACCAAACGACGTTTCTATTATTGGCTATGACGACACCGCAGACAGCGCCTATTTTCAGCCGCCACTGACCACTATCAGGCAAAATTTCAGACTATTGGGGGAAGAGAGTGTTTCCCGCTTGGTCGTTCGGCTGCACCACACCATTGAACCGCCCTCTAAATCACTGTCATTAGCAACTGAGTTAACAATACGCCAGACGACTGCGCCTTTTCAGCGCATTTGGTACAAAAATGAATAA
- a CDS encoding beta-galactosidase, which yields MTAQQAVQPQIKPALSQILLRRDWENPQVTQYNRLEAHPPFHSWRDADAAQNDAPSPQQQLLNGQWLFSYFTRPESVPDTWANQDLPEAVSMPVPSNWQLHGYDTPIYTNVQYPIPVDPPRVPKDNPTGCYSYNFTLEPHWVSSGQTRIIFDGVSSAFYLWCNGHWVGYSQDSRLPAEFDLTPYLQAGDNRIAVLVLRWSDGSYLEDQDMWRMSGIFRDVSLLHKPDIHLRDVHISTHLSPEFTTAHLDVMAAVNISPLDINDSQVTGAYQIQVQLWLADELITTLQHPLGTQPIDERGNYTDRTLLRMRIERPLLWSAEQPTLYQAVVLLLDSQHQLVEAEAYDVGFRQVIIEKGLLKINGKALLIRGVNRHEHHPITGQAIDEKSMLQDIILMKQHNFNAVRCSHYPNHPQWYRLCDRYGLYVVDEANIETHGMQPMGRLADDPQWFSAFSERVTRMVQRDRNHPCIIIWSLGNESGHGATHDALYRWIKTNDPTRPVQYEGGGANTQATDIICPMYARVDEDQPFPAVPKWAIKKWIGLPDESRPLILCEYAHAMGNSFGGFARYWQAFRQYPRLQGGFVWDWVDQSLTRSDENSQPYWAYGGDFGDSPNDRQFCMNGLVFPDRSPHPSLYEAQCAQQFFQFSLVSTAPLTITVSSEYLFRNSDNEHLYWRIESAGELVQEGSLPLDLLPESTQHYTLSEAFPAINNRADLWLNVEIRQIKETPWSPRYHRSAWQQWRLPHSLSTTDNPLRSIITPNPLQLHQDVHHITVVYQQQRWLFNRQTGLLEQWWAGGKNRLLTPLRDQFVRAPLDNDIGISEATRIDPNAWVERWKKAGMYQMEQRCLSLQADMLSHAIQVSAEYVYEFAEEQLLRTSWLYHFDQQGRMTIDVRVQIATSLPSPARVGMCCQLSDISENVGWLGLGPHENYPDRQLSAQYSYWSQSLAQMHTPYIFPSENGLRCKTTALNYGNWQLTGQFHFGIGRYSTQQLMETSHQHLLKPESGTWLNIDGFHMGVGGDDSWSPSVHADNLLTNETYHYQVCWQYRNEI from the coding sequence ATGACAGCACAGCAAGCAGTTCAACCACAGATTAAACCAGCCTTATCACAGATTTTATTGCGCAGAGATTGGGAGAATCCGCAGGTAACACAGTACAATCGCCTTGAAGCACATCCTCCATTTCACAGTTGGCGTGATGCCGATGCTGCTCAAAATGATGCCCCCTCACCGCAACAGCAATTACTTAATGGGCAGTGGTTATTCAGTTATTTTACGCGCCCAGAATCGGTACCTGACACATGGGCCAACCAAGATTTGCCTGAGGCCGTCTCGATGCCTGTGCCTTCCAATTGGCAACTCCATGGCTATGACACGCCGATTTATACTAATGTGCAATACCCTATCCCCGTTGACCCACCACGGGTGCCAAAGGACAACCCAACAGGCTGTTATTCCTATAATTTTACCTTAGAACCCCATTGGGTCTCGTCGGGCCAAACCCGCATTATTTTTGATGGTGTCAGTTCTGCATTCTATCTATGGTGCAATGGCCACTGGGTCGGGTATTCCCAAGACAGCCGCCTGCCTGCTGAGTTCGATCTCACACCTTACTTGCAAGCTGGCGATAACCGGATTGCAGTTCTCGTGTTGCGCTGGAGCGATGGTAGCTATCTAGAAGATCAAGATATGTGGCGCATGAGTGGGATCTTCCGTGACGTCAGCTTACTGCATAAGCCAGATATTCATTTACGAGATGTTCATATCTCGACGCATTTATCACCAGAATTTACTACTGCCCACCTAGATGTGATGGCAGCGGTGAACATTTCCCCGCTTGATATCAATGATTCGCAAGTGACCGGTGCCTATCAAATCCAAGTGCAGCTTTGGCTAGCAGATGAGTTAATCACCACTTTACAACACCCTCTTGGAACTCAACCCATTGATGAAAGAGGGAATTACACGGATAGAACCCTCCTGAGAATGCGGATAGAGCGCCCGCTATTATGGAGTGCGGAACAACCTACGCTATATCAAGCCGTCGTGTTACTGCTTGATAGCCAGCACCAGTTGGTAGAAGCAGAAGCCTATGATGTCGGTTTCCGGCAAGTAATCATTGAGAAAGGTCTACTCAAGATCAATGGCAAAGCATTACTGATTCGTGGAGTAAATCGTCATGAGCATCACCCAATAACGGGGCAAGCTATTGATGAAAAAAGCATGCTGCAAGATATTATTCTCATGAAACAGCATAACTTTAATGCCGTACGTTGCTCCCACTATCCTAATCATCCGCAGTGGTATCGTCTGTGTGATCGCTACGGTTTATATGTTGTTGATGAAGCCAATATCGAGACACATGGCATGCAACCTATGGGACGGCTTGCTGATGACCCACAATGGTTTTCTGCTTTCAGTGAACGTGTTACGCGCATGGTTCAGCGTGACCGCAACCACCCTTGTATTATTATCTGGTCATTGGGAAACGAATCAGGCCACGGTGCTACCCATGATGCCCTCTATCGCTGGATAAAAACCAATGACCCTACACGACCAGTGCAATATGAAGGAGGAGGAGCGAATACCCAAGCAACTGATATTATTTGCCCAATGTATGCTCGTGTCGATGAGGATCAACCCTTCCCTGCGGTACCTAAGTGGGCGATAAAGAAATGGATTGGTCTACCGGATGAATCTCGTCCGTTGATTTTGTGTGAGTATGCTCATGCCATGGGCAACAGTTTTGGCGGGTTTGCCCGCTATTGGCAAGCATTTCGCCAATACCCTCGGCTACAGGGCGGGTTTGTTTGGGATTGGGTCGATCAAAGTCTTACTCGTAGTGATGAAAATAGTCAGCCTTATTGGGCCTATGGTGGCGACTTTGGAGATAGCCCCAACGACCGCCAATTTTGTATGAATGGGTTGGTTTTTCCTGATAGAAGCCCTCACCCAAGTTTGTATGAAGCGCAGTGCGCACAGCAGTTTTTTCAATTTTCATTAGTGAGCACTGCACCGCTGACCATCACTGTTTCCAGTGAATATCTGTTCAGAAATAGTGACAATGAGCATCTGTACTGGCGTATCGAGTCAGCAGGTGAGTTAGTGCAGGAAGGGAGCCTTCCACTAGATCTGTTGCCTGAAAGTACACAGCATTACACCTTATCCGAGGCATTCCCAGCCATCAATAATAGGGCTGATTTATGGTTGAATGTTGAGATAAGGCAGATAAAAGAGACGCCTTGGTCACCAAGATATCATCGCAGTGCCTGGCAACAATGGCGTTTACCACACTCATTATCCACCACCGACAACCCCTTGAGGAGCATTATTACGCCCAATCCTCTCCAATTACACCAAGATGTACACCATATTACTGTGGTTTATCAGCAGCAGCGCTGGCTATTTAACCGCCAAACTGGCTTGCTAGAACAATGGTGGGCGGGTGGAAAAAATAGATTACTTACCCCACTGCGTGATCAATTTGTGCGTGCGCCACTAGATAACGATATTGGTATCAGTGAAGCAACTCGGATTGACCCTAATGCCTGGGTTGAACGTTGGAAAAAAGCAGGCATGTATCAGATGGAACAGCGATGTTTATCATTGCAGGCAGATATGCTATCCCATGCGATACAAGTCAGTGCTGAATATGTTTATGAGTTTGCCGAAGAACAATTATTGCGGACTTCTTGGCTATACCATTTTGATCAACAAGGGCGCATGACCATTGATGTCCGAGTTCAAATTGCTACTTCACTCCCCTCTCCGGCAAGAGTCGGTATGTGTTGCCAATTATCAGATATTTCAGAGAATGTTGGCTGGTTAGGCCTAGGACCACACGAAAACTATCCTGATCGTCAACTTTCAGCACAATATAGTTATTGGTCGCAATCTCTCGCACAGATGCACACCCCCTACATTTTCCCGAGTGAAAATGGTTTGCGCTGTAAAACTACAGCATTGAATTACGGAAATTGGCAATTAACCGGACAATTTCATTTTGGTATCGGCCGTTACAGTACCCAGCAACTAATGGAAACCAGCCATCAGCATTTACTTAAACCGGAGTCAGGAACCTGGCTAAATATTGATGGTTTCCATATGGGGGTTGGTGGTGATGATTCATGGAGCCCCAGTGTGCATGCCGATAATTTACTCACAAATGAAACTTATCACTATCAGGTCTGCTGGCAGTACAGAAATGAAATCTGA